Proteins co-encoded in one Malus sylvestris chromosome 7, drMalSylv7.2, whole genome shotgun sequence genomic window:
- the LOC126628933 gene encoding 25.3 kDa vesicle transport protein-like: MVKLTIVGRVSDGLCLAKGPSYMNEEHENSSFYKQQGEFIFKEISRGALPPSRMTIHVDHHCFNYLVEKGIAFIALCESSYPRKLAFHYLQDLQKEFEKFDSNLINKITRPYSFVKFDGVIGKIRKQYIDTRTQVNLSKLNANRKHDLDIATENLSEIIERRRHSDLLERPLLPPPPQAVSSIWCSPLLEVIALKWTPITLIIAVATAVLWVSIIHADNNFMVLN, encoded by the exons ATGGTAAAGCTAACAATTGTTGGAAGGGTCAGTGATGGACTTTGTCTTGCCAAAGGACCGTCTTATATGAATGAAGAGCACGAAAACTCTTCGTTTTACAAGCAACAAGGAGAGTTCATATTCAAAGAAATCTCCAGAGGAGCCTTGCCTCCTTCCAGGATGACCATTCATGTCGATCATCACTGCTTCAA TTACTTGGTGGAGAAGGGAATTGCATTCATCGCGTTGTGCGAATCTTCGTATCCAAGAAAACTAGCTTTCCATTACCTTCAAGATTTGCAAAAGGAATTTGAAAAGTTCGACAGTAACCTCATTAACAAAATCACAAGACCATACTCCTTCGTCAAATTCG ATGGTGTCAttgggaaaattagaaaacAATACATTGATACAAGAACACAGGTTAATCTGTCAAAGCTTAATGCTAACCGGAAACATGATTTAGACATTGCTACTGAAAATCTTTCAGAAATCATAGAGAGACGGAGACATTCAG ATCTATTGGAAAGACCattgcttcctcctcctcctcaagcTGTTTCGTCTATTTGGTGTTCACCGCTCCTCGAG GTTATTGCGTTGAAATGGACACCTATTACCTTGATAATTGCTGTTGCCACTGCTGTTCTTTGGGTCTCCATAATCCATGCAGACAACAATTTCATGGTTCTAAACTAA
- the LOC126628935 gene encoding remorin-like: MAEAEEPKKLESESPSDPPPAPITAPAEKEKPLVEAPKDPVSHKDKSEIPPPPPPESKAELDESKALATVVDKPSEPIAEEKSKEGSINRDAVLAKVATEKRLSLIRAWEESEKSRAQNKAQKKLSAIGSWENTRKAIVEAELKKIEEKLEKQKAEYMEQMKNKIALIHKAAEEKRAVVEAKRGEDLLKAEEAAAKYRATGKTPKKLLGCF; this comes from the exons ATGGCAGAGGCAGAGGAACCCAAGAAGCTAGAATCTGAGTCACCCTCGGATCCTCCACCCGCTCCGATTACGGCTCCGGCGGAGAAAGAGAAGCCGCTTGTGGAAGCTCCAAAAGACCCTGTGTCCCACAAGGACAAATCTGAAATtccaccacctcctcctcctgaAAGCAAGGCTGAGCTTGATGAGTCCAAAGCCCTTGCTACTGTTGTTGACA AGCCTTCGGAACCTATTGCCGAAGAGAAAAGTAAGGAGGGTTCCATCAATCGCG ATGCTGTGCTAGCAAAAGTTGCAACAGAGAAAAGGCTGTCACTTATCAGAGCATGGGAAGAAAGTGAGAAATCAAGGGCACAGAATAA AGCTCAGAAGAAATTATCTGCCATCGGTTCATGGGAAAACACCAGGAAGGCAATTGTGGAGGCTGAGCTGAAAAAGATTGAG GAAAAATTGGAGAAGCAAAAGGCTGAGTACATGGAACAGATGAAGAACAAGATTGCTTTAATCCACAAGGCTGCAGAAGAAAAGAGGGCGGTGGTTGAAGCCAAGCGCGGGGAAGATCTTCTCAAGGCGGAGGAAGCTGCTGCAAAATACCGTGCCACAGGGAAAACTCCTAAGAAGCTCCTCGGTTGCTTTTAA